ACACGGCTCGCGTGAGCAAGATCTATCACATGGGTGTGCCCGGAGGCGTGTTGATTGGCGGCGATGGTCGAGACCACAACAACTATAACGGAGCTGACGATGAGGCATCATGGACAGAACGCTTCAACAGTCCCGGCCCGGAATGGAAGGCTCCTGGCGATGGCGAAACGCTGGAAGGCAACCCGAACGGTAAGAAGCCCGTCGTCGGCGGAAACACGTTTGTGGTGGTGGAAGCGGACGGCGACGACGAAACTCATTCTGACGGTATGACGGCTGCTAAAGCAGTCGAACTGATTGAACACCACAAAGACGAACCGTATTGGCTGGGCGTCGGATTTGTTCGACCGCACGTCCCGTTTGTGGCTCCTAAAACTTATTACCCGCCGTTCAAACCGTATGAAAAAATGGTACTGCCGGAAAAACGGCCGGGCGACTGGGATGACATTCCCAAGGCGGGAATCAACTACAAAACCAGCAAGAACATGAAGATGGATATTCGGCGCCAGAAGAAGGCCATGGGCGGTTACTACGCGTCGGTGGCCTTCATGGACGCTCAGGTGGGCAAGGTTATGGCGGCTCTGGAGAAGTCTGGCGCGGCGGATCGCACGATCGTAATTTTCACCAGCGATCACGGATATCATCTTGGCGAACACGACTTCTGGGCGAAGGTCAGCCTGCGCGATGAGTCTGCGGCGGTGCCGCTGATTATGAGCGTGCCCGGCAAGAAGCCCGCCGTCTGTAACAGCCTTGTCGAATTACTGGACTTGTACCCAACGATCTCAAAACTGTGCGGCCTGCCGGTGCCGGATCGCATTCAGGGCAAAGACATTTCACCAATGCTGGATTCGCCCGACCACACGGTACGAGACGCCGCGTTCAGCGTCGCCCCGTCTCGCAAGGGCTTCCTGCTGCGAGAAGATAAGTGGGCGTACATTCAGTACAAAGAAGACGCTTCGGGGGGAATTGAATTGTTCGACACAGAACAGGATCCGCAACAGTTCACAAACCTTGCTGAGCATCCCGAACACGCACAGGTGGTGCAGCGTTTTCGCAAAAAGATGACGGCCAAGCTGGCCTCCGTCCGCCAGAACGACCTTGCCACGCCGTAACTTAGTCAGCCGAAGCCAGCCCCTCTCCAGTTGACGTAATGTTCGCGGCCAACATGCGCATCAGTCGACAGAGGCCGGTGGTCTGAGCACGAGTAGCTGAAATTCAGCCAGCGATGCTGGTGGCTGGATCGCACCGGCCTGATCGCGTTGTTCTACCTGCCAGCCGCCATCGCGAGCCATCGCGACAAAGGCGGCGGCGTTCTGACGCCCCGGGTCGCCCAGCCAGAATTCACCATCTCCGTTCAAGGCCGACCTCGCAAATTTGAGCAACGGCGCGTGGAGTGCTGTATCGTAGAGAAGGTCACTGGCTAACAGGACGTCAAAGGTTTCATCCGGTGACTCCCGGATATCCACGGCACGCCCTTTTGCGGCAGCGAACCCGTTAGCAGCAGCGTTTTGGACGGCCAGCGATACCGCATCCGGAACCACGTCACTGAATGTCAGGTCAAGTCCCGCCATTAACCCGGCGACCCCGACCAGCCCCGCTCCACAGCCCAACTCCAGGGCTTTTGTGCCTGCAGGCCAGTGGTGATTCAGAACACATTCGGCACAGGGCAGGGCAGCGTCCCACAGGATTCCCCAATACGGATCATGACTTCCTTCAGCTTCGGCCGCCGCATTCAGCAGTGACTCGGGATCGGCGGGCACGCTGAGGACAATCGAACGACCGGCGACGGCTATGTGTTGCGTCGTCAATGAGTTCATGTTGATTCCGGTATTGGTCTGTGCGCACAGCGAAGCATTCATGAAACATCCAGGCAGCTTCTTAGCAACACGATCAAGTTACCGTTTATCGCTGCCGTTTGACGGCTTCGACGTCGGATAAAGCTCGAAATCACCAAGCTTCGATTCCTGTCGGTTATGGGCTCTTAGCCGGCGATGTCTGAAGACAGCCGATATGGGAGTGACTCATCCGATCAAGAAGTTCCTTGCCGCGACGCCGGTAGGTGGCCGGAGCCATCGCCATGGCCTTGCCGGCATGCTGTGCAGCCGATGAAGTTCGCTGCTGATCTTCGTAGTGCATCGCCAGCAAAAAATGCAGCTCGGCAGACGGTACAGTTTCCAGAGCAGTCAGGTACGTTTTCTCTGCGTCAGCCGATCGATCAAGACGACGTTCGGCGAACGCGATTCCCTTCCACGCGCTTGTCGATGCGCTGGCTCGCTGCTGGGTTGGAGGCTGCTTCTGCCAGAACTGCAGCGACTTTTCGTACCAGGCTCGGCTGTCTTCCCAGCGTTGCAGTCGTTGACAGCACAGGCCGCAATAGTCCAGAGCAACAGGCGCGGTCTCGGGCTGTTCTGTTAGTGGGCGGATGAGATCCAGAGCGGCCTGGTTTCGATCGAGCTGCATCAGAGCGACCACGCGTTGCCCGATCGCCGCGGTATCCGACGCCTGGGGCAGCGGTTGCTCAGCGAGTTCCTCCAGCGTTTGAATGCGATCATCCAGTTCACTGGCCACCGCCACCACCGGTTGTTGCAGGACGGTCTCCGTTGGACGGCAGCAAAGCAGGACCGTTGCGGCACGACGAGCTCGCAGAAAGCGTTGGTCCTGGAGAGCTTCTTCCATGGTCTCAAGCTGTGACTGAGCGGCAACGTGAGCGTACGCATGCGGCAGAAGGATCGCAGCCAACAGCACGGATCCCCCAGTCAGCCAGCGCTGCAGGCTGCGGTCGTATGGTAAGTCTGGCGCGTTGTCGCCGACTGCACGGCGATGACCTGCCAGCAAACACGACACACTTATCGTGACCAGCAGCAGTGCGAGTTGGCTCGCAGAAAACGGTGCCAGCAAATCAATTCCGGACGCTCCAACGTTGTGCCAAACTACCCATGCGCATAGTCCGGACAGTGCAGCAATCGTCCCGCGAACAGGCTTTGGGAACGCTTGTTGCGAAAACCAAATCGCAGCAGGCACCATCCAGACAATCGTTGTCCACAAAATGTCTGTTCGACCAAACCGGCTGGTAAGTACGTCCGTGGAGTACTGCAGAATGCCTCCAAAAATTCCCAGCGCGATCAGCACCAGTATTACCCGACGGGGTGAATGTTTGTTGGAATCGTTGTTCATTGCGGACACGTTCAAAACCTCAGTCATGCACTTGCACGTCTGGCTTTCCAGATCATCCCATCGTAGGCATAGTGCAAAAACGCGACCATTAGATTCAGCATGATCCACAGATGCTGGTAGCCGCTGGCAATCATATAGTTGGTGAAGCCCAGAAAGAGAACGAAGAACGCCAGAAACAGAACCCATGTGCGTGCCATCGTTCCGACCAGGTCTCGGCGTGCTTTCTGAGCTTCCGAAGTGGATGCCCATGTGACGACGGCCATGTATTCCACAGAATGAAAGACGGCGGATGCGAGGGCTAACTGCAGCACCATGTGCCGCTGTTCAGCATGAGCGGCCCACAACATGGCAAGAAACAATGCCATCACGCTGAAATAATAAACCTGTCCCGGCCTGAACAGATTCAAACGCCTGCACCGGATCGCCTGCACAGCCAGCAGCAGGACAGGAATCGCAGCAACAAAGACGTCAAGCGACTTCAACTGCCATGTCCAGTCTTCGGGCCCGATGTGCCAGCCCGTGCCGGCGACGCGTGCGATTACGTACAGCAGGAACGCGCGGAAGATGGCTTTCTCCGCGGTATCGATCCACGAATACGGTGCTGCGGCGGTCGATTTTGCGACGGACGATTTTCGCTGATAGATTCGGTAAATCCCGTGATGCTGAGCCGCGAAGTGCCACGCATTCCAAACGTAGTCAATGGCACCAAGGCAAAGCAGCGAGGCTGTGCTGAGCTGCAGCAGGCAGACGCCGCCGACAATGGCGACAGCGATGCCGACAAACGCCAGACCTCGCCCACGCGTTCTGTTGCGGTCTGTGCTCACCAAAATCAGCGTGATCCAGCGATGGGGCGCCGTAATAAAATAAACCTGCCAAAACAACACTCCGGTGCGAACATCGTCGCCGCTGAACCAGCAGACGGCAAATAGCAGGGGCCAATAAATGTTGGCGACGAACAGTGAGTCAAACTTCGGACCAATCAGGAAGTGACCTCGACGTTGCTCTGCATCTCGCTTACCGGACAACTCTGCTGCGGTAGTGACTGATGAATCAACGGTGGAGTGAGTATCTGCATTCGAAGTCTCGACGACGCTGCTCATGCCAGAACCTCGTCGATCACGCGACAGGGTTCCGGCCCGGTGAGTCCGACTTCCATGCCGCTGCGATAGAACCGAAGTTCATTATGATCGAGCCCCAGCAGATGCAGCACAGTTGCGTGCAGGTCGGCGACGGAACACGGTGTGTCGATGGCTTCAAGCCCGATGCTATCGGTCGCTCCGATCGCCTGTCCCCCCTTAACGCAGCCACCCGCCAGCCAGACACTGAACCCATGCGGATTGTGATCACGTCCATTGGACGACGCTTCACGCGTTGGCGTGCGGCCAAATTCACCACCCCAGATCACCAGCGTGTCGTCCCATAAGCCGGTCTGCTTCAAATCATTCAGCAACGCTGCAATCGGTTGATCAGTTTCTGCGCAGAACTTCCGATGCCTTGCGACGTGCCCCGTGTGACTGTCCCAGGTATTCTTCTGCTCACCACCGCCCGAATAAACCTGAACGAAACGAACTCCTCGTTCCACCATTCGTTTTGCCAGTAGGCACTGCGTCCCGAACGGTCGCGTGTGAGTTTGCTGAAGGCCATAGTCGCGCTGCGTCGCTTCCGTTTCCTGAGTCAGATCCATGGCTTCCGGAGCCGCCACTTCCATACGCCACGCCAACTCGTAAGCACGCTCACGCGCCGCAGCGATCGACTCGTAGCCGCTGACATCGGAATGATGTTGGTTCAGAGCCTTTAGCAGGCCGCGCATTTGCTGCTCGTCGCCGGGCGCGATACGTCGTTCGCGCTGAAGATTGATGACAGGCCGTTTCGACGGACGCACCAGCGTCGCAGCCGAAACGGGCAGCGGTCCGCAATTCCAGTTAGTATGTCCGCCAATGGGACCACCGCGATGGTCCGGCAGCACCACGCAGGTCGGAAGTTGCCGTGGTTGAGCACCAAGGCCGAAGTCGATCCAGGCGCCGAGGCTGGCGGCACCGGTCTGTGGGCGGCCAGTGTTCATTTCCAGAATCGCCGGAGCGTGCAGGGCAGATCGCGACTGCATAGACCGAATCACACAGAGATCGTCAGCAAAACGAGCGACCTGAGGATACAGCTCGCTGACTTCCAAACCACTCTCGCCGTGTTGCGAAAACTGAAACTCGGACGCCCATAACGTTCCCGCTGTGCGAGTGCCCGTCGCAACTTTTTGATTGCCGGAATACGACTTGCCGTCGAACTTTCGCAGTTCCGGCTTCGGATCGAACGTGTCGATCTGGCTGGGACCGCCATTCATGAACAGGAAGATGACGCGCTTGACACCTCCAGCGGCGGACGCACCTGCATCTGCTGACGGCGCAACATCATCGTCGCTCAGCAATCGCTTCAACCCACCGCCGGGCCACAGTCCACTCAGCGCACCGGCTGCTAACGCCGCGCGTCGGCGAATGAGCGGCGAACGACCGTCGACATGATCAGGTTGTTGAAGGATGGAGTTCAACACGGCACTAATCCAGTATTACAAATTCGTCCAGGTTGAACAGTACTAAACACAGTTGACTCAGACGTGACTCTGCAGCTGTGCTTTCGTCGCGTGATCTCGTTCTCAGAAAATCGCCCATCGCATTCATCTCTGACGGATCAGCAGAACGGCCCAGGACGAATTGAAACGCAAGAGCGACCCGACGATCGATACTGTCCTCGTCGGGCGCTAAGGAGGCGATGCGTTCCGCAAGAGCTTCGGCACAGGTGGTCGCGAAGCGGCTGTTCCACAATGACAATGCCTGCTCAGAGGAATACGAAGTCGTCCGCTGATCGCAGGAGACGCTGGAGTCCGGGAAACCGAACGCCTGCAGTAGTGGGTCCGGCTGGTTGCGCTGAACGCATTGATAGATGGCTCGCCGATGCCTATCGAGGGCGATGGTACGGTCTGTATCTTGTGTTGGCCCTGACGACATGTCAGTGGAAGAATCGTGCTCTACCGGTGGGCCGAACAGCTCCTCGTTTCTGAGCCCTGCAATATCGAGCATGGCATCGTGCAGCATTTCTGCGCGAATTGGTCGTGGAGTGAACGATCCAAAAAGATTCCGACGGCTTGATGAATCGGCAGATTCCGGTTCGCTGCATCGTTGAAATGCGTCGCTGGTAAGTATCAGATAATGCAGGCGCTTCATTGACCAATTCGCATCGCAGACGAACCAGTGCGCCAGCCACTCCAGCAGTTCCGGATGCGTCGGTGAGTCGCCGCTGAGGCCCAGGTTGCTGGTGGTGCGACTCAGGCCGTGACCAAAATGCCACTGCCAGACGCGATTCACGACAACTCGAGCCGTCAAGTGACGACCGCCGTTTGTCAGCCATCTGGCAAACTGAAGTCGCGGCAGGTTCTTCCCCGTCGTCAGAATGTCATCGTTTGATTGTTGAAGCACAGACGGAACTCCCGCCGAAACGTATTCGGCGGGCTGGTAAGGATTGCCACGCAGTAACAATTGAGTCGGCAGATTTGACGTTTCGGTTTCCGCAAAACGGTACGCAAAGTCGAACCGCACCTGGGATTCCAGAGACCTTGCCCTGCGCCGCAACGCTGCTGCCTGAGTTTCATTTTCTGTTTCCAAAGCCTGCCGTTGCAGGTCGGCCTGCGATCGTCGGATGGTGGCGGCCCGTCGTTGTTCTTCCCAAGTTGCTGATGGCAACGGTTCTTCGAGTCGACCGTTTGTGGGGCGTGCCAGACCATGGAACACGGCCACCATTCGGGCGTAGTCGTGGCGACTGATCGGCTCAAGTGGATGGTCGTGGCAGCGAGCACATCCAACACTCAGCCCCATAAATGCCAGGCTGGTTGTCGAAACAATGTCATCGACCTGATCGTAGTGAGCACGTAGTTCATCGTTCGGTTCACTGTCCCATGCTCCCAGCCGCAAAAAACCGCACGCGACGAATGCATCGTTGTTGTTGGGCTGATCGTTGGATTCTTCGGCGAACAGATCGCCAGCGATCTGCAGGTGCAAGAACCGATCGTACGGCATGTCGCTGTTGAACGCTCGAATGACAAAGTCCCGATACTTCCACGCAAATGGCTTTCGGCCGTCGTCTTCGTAACCGTTGGTGTCGGCATACCCAACCAGGTCCAGCCAGAAGCGTGCCTGGTGTTCGCCGAAGGCTGGGCTGTCGAGTAACCGCTCAACAAGTGCCGACCATTCGGCAGGATCAATATCACTGCGTGTCGAATCGGAGTCATACTGTTCGAGCTGGTCGGCAGACGGTGGCAGACCTGTGACAGCAAACGTCAGCCGCCGCAACAGCGTGGCATAGTCTGCTGGTGGGGCGGGCGAGATGCCGGCTTCCTGAAGCTTAGCCATCAGGAACGCATCGATCGGATTTCTCGTGGATGAACTCGCATTCGCGTCAGGGATCGGCGGACGCCTAAGCGGCTGAAACGCCCAGTGCGATCGTTCATCAGCGCCCCAATCGTCAGCCACCTGAGGCGACTGGCCCGCCACGGCTTCAGCATCTTCAGTGCCATTGTGTATCGTTGTGAGTTCCTCAGCAGATGAATCGATCTGCGAATCCTGGTCAACACGATCCGGCAGCGATGGCACATGGGATTTGGGAACGTCGATCAAATGCCGCTTTGAGGCCGCTTCAGAACGCGGACCGGTGACGACAGCGGCATCGCGTGAATCGGTGCGACTGAAAACGCAGGCAACAGCGATCGTTGAGGCGACAGTGACGCTGAATAGCAAAGGCTTCACGGCGACGCCTCCGGACTGCTTTTATGGACAGCGTCGAGTACCGCGCGGGCGTCGTCTTTGGGATCTGTTCGATCCAAACGGATCCAGTGATCGTGGAAGCTGATGCCGGGATGCCATTCGACTGTCGGCATGTGGCAATCGACGCAGTCGCCGTCGGGATTAAGAGAGCACGCGACCTGCTTCGGGCCGGCGTGACACGCGTTACACGCCTGAACATAGTGTTCCGGATCTCGCGAAGTTACGTCGTGAGGATCATGGCAGTTGGCACAGGACAGCTTCTTGCCGCTGTTCAGATAGCACTTGCTCTTCAGAATTCCGTACGGCTGAAAGCGCGCGAGGCTTGCTGGAGTACTGTCGGTAGGCGCGTTGGTTTCATCGCGATGACACTGCGCACATTGGCGCAGGTAAGTTTCTGCGTGTGACCATTCCAACAGTGGCTTGGCTTCGGACGCACGTCCCTGTTTGGCGAGTTCGACGTGATCTTTGCGTGGCCCGTGGCATCGTTCGCAACCGACGTTCGGAAGGAAGGCTTCCTGTGTGGGCACCACCGTTGGCGGGGGCACAGCCGTCATGTGACAGTTCACGCAGGCCAATACCTGTTGAGCGTCCATCGGTCGCCCGAAACACTCCAGCGAAGCCGGACGAAAGGTATCGAAACGCTCGTGATCTGGTGTCAGTCCTAGTTCCTGCGTGGACGCAAACCACGACCAGCGAAATTCGACACCATTACGGGAAGTGGGATCAATCGACACAGGCGTTTGAGCATGTGTGCCGGAACCAATCAGCCACTGAACGGGAAACACAGGCTCCGGATCGGTTCCTTCAATCCCAACGAGTAGACCGTTTGGCTTTCGCTCGAATTGATAGACGGTGTCGCGATTGGGATCCGTATAATTCTGCCCATCAAGCGCACGGGCCAGTTCTGAATGATCAGCGGGAGTGGCCGTGCGAGAATGACCGGACCGCTGGTGAGCATCGAACTCGGACTGGTGACATTCAGCACAGGCCTGATCGCCGGCAAAGCGACTGTCGATCAGCTTTCGCCATTCCACAACCGATTGTGGCTGAGTTTGCGCAAGTTGATCCTCGCCGCCTTCAACATTAAAAGGCTCTTTCTGTTGAGACAACAGAAAGAGCCCCAGAGATGCGGCCAACACAATCACTGTGATGATGGTCAGCATGCGTGGCATAGAACCCGCCGTTTAATGCCTAAGGATTTCGGCAGGCGGAGCAACCCTTCCGGAAATCAAACTTCCGGTAGAGGAGCATCCTTTAGTTTCCATTCACCGGAAACCTTCTGAAGTGTCCAGGTGACTTCCCCGTCAGCAACTTTTGCAGACTTGGTTCCGCCCGAGCCTTCAGATTCGGCATTCCCTTGAGTCACTTTGACCGTCGCCGTAGCCGTGTCGCCCTCAATCGTGGGTGGTCCCACTATTGAAATGGCAGCACTGAAGTACGTTCGGCGATCTTCAGGAGCAGCTCCATCGACGAACATCGCCTTAAACGCCGCCTCGTCGCCTGCTGCATCACCAATCGCAGTGACTACCGCTTCGACGACCTGCGTCTCGTCCAGAACGGGCACATCACGGCCGCCACAACCACAGAAACCTGTAGTGATCAGACCCAAGACAGCAACAACAACTCGTGGACGATCCACGAGTGAAAACTTTCGAAAATTCATTTCTCTACCTGTGTGAATGAAAACGGTAAAAGCAAAAACACTTGAAGCTCCACGACCGGCGTGGACGGGGCGGCCTAGAATTCCCCAATCACTTCACCGTTCATTCGGGTGTTCAGCGGTTGCCAGACGCCGACATTGTCGATGTTCTCGCTGATGAAACGCACGGATCCGTCAGCCAGCACTGCATTAACGCCACCCGTGTGATAGCTGCGTGTGGCAGCGTAGACATCAGCATCCGCCGTATTTTCGACACACTGCAAAGTGGGACGGAATGTGGCAGGAATGTTGGTGTCACAGGACGGAAGAATGTCCGGCTCCTTCGAGTTTGGATTTCGAGCAGCACTAAAGATTGATGCTCCCATGCCCGGATTCATCCATACCCCACGAATGTCGGGGCTGCTGCTGCCTGTTGCGAACCCATCTGTGCTAATGACTTCTGCGACGGCAACTGTGTTACTCATGCCATCGACAAAGTCGCCTGACCGGCTTCCCTTGTCCTGCTGAAACCGATCCCCGGAACCTCCCAGTGACCTAACGATCTTGTTCTGGTTCACGTAATAACAGCCGAATGCACCGGCGGTGGCTGTGGATTCCCAGCCCAGCATGTTGCCCGACCCCCAGCTTGCGGCATAATTACCTTTGGCCAATGATTCCAGACTGATCCCGCTGAACAGTTTTCGCGTCTGTGGATTGGACGGACAAAGCATAAACTTCAGCGGCTCACGACCAATATGGCCAAATGCCGCATTGTACTCGCAGTCGTCAGACGGATTGTGCGTGTGCGTGTCTAAACGTGCGGCGTTGCAATCGGTAATCTGCTGCCAGCGAGCCGGCTCCTCTACAAATGGCAACAGCATAGGCATCCAGCTAAAGCCAAGCTCGTTAATGCCGTCCTGCCAACCGCCAGTTTTGAACTTGTTACCCGTCTCGTCATAGCAGACGTAGCCCGGTGGAAACGCTCCGTGAGTATCCATGTGATTGTGCAGTGCCAGTCCAATCTGCTTCAGATTGTTCTTACACTGTGTCCGCCGCGCAGCTTCTCGTGCCTGCTGAACAGCTGGCAGTAAGAGCGCGATTAAGATGGCAATGATCGCGATCACTACCAGAAGTTCGATCAAAGTAAATCCGCGGCGGCTGGGATGCTCACCTTTGGATCTCGACAAATGCGATAATGGCATTGTTCACACTTCCTTTTCGTTAATGTTTAACTGTAAAAAAACGGAGCAGGCTTATGAAAATTGTCGTCGGGATTACCCGTCCAGACAAGAGGTAGCAGCGTAC
This DNA window, taken from Fuerstiella marisgermanici, encodes the following:
- a CDS encoding sulfatase; this encodes MGIRIQTPVVLFLAALQFACTTQLQAAPKYNVLFIISDDLTATALSCYGNKVCSTPNIDAIAARGTRFTRAYCQGTYCGPSRASLLSGYYPHATGVLGYTSPRPQIGDRATWPQHFKNHDYYTARVSKIYHMGVPGGVLIGGDGRDHNNYNGADDEASWTERFNSPGPEWKAPGDGETLEGNPNGKKPVVGGNTFVVVEADGDDETHSDGMTAAKAVELIEHHKDEPYWLGVGFVRPHVPFVAPKTYYPPFKPYEKMVLPEKRPGDWDDIPKAGINYKTSKNMKMDIRRQKKAMGGYYASVAFMDAQVGKVMAALEKSGAADRTIVIFTSDHGYHLGEHDFWAKVSLRDESAAVPLIMSVPGKKPAVCNSLVELLDLYPTISKLCGLPVPDRIQGKDISPMLDSPDHTVRDAAFSVAPSRKGFLLREDKWAYIQYKEDASGGIELFDTEQDPQQFTNLAEHPEHAQVVQRFRKKMTAKLASVRQNDLATP
- a CDS encoding class I SAM-dependent methyltransferase, with the translated sequence MNSLTTQHIAVAGRSIVLSVPADPESLLNAAAEAEGSHDPYWGILWDAALPCAECVLNHHWPAGTKALELGCGAGLVGVAGLMAGLDLTFSDVVPDAVSLAVQNAAANGFAAAKGRAVDIRESPDETFDVLLASDLLYDTALHAPLLKFARSALNGDGEFWLGDPGRQNAAAFVAMARDGGWQVEQRDQAGAIQPPASLAEFQLLVLRPPASVD
- a CDS encoding tetratricopeptide repeat protein — its product is MTEVLNVSAMNNDSNKHSPRRVILVLIALGIFGGILQYSTDVLTSRFGRTDILWTTIVWMVPAAIWFSQQAFPKPVRGTIAALSGLCAWVVWHNVGASGIDLLAPFSASQLALLLVTISVSCLLAGHRRAVGDNAPDLPYDRSLQRWLTGGSVLLAAILLPHAYAHVAAQSQLETMEEALQDQRFLRARRAATVLLCCRPTETVLQQPVVAVASELDDRIQTLEELAEQPLPQASDTAAIGQRVVALMQLDRNQAALDLIRPLTEQPETAPVALDYCGLCCQRLQRWEDSRAWYEKSLQFWQKQPPTQQRASASTSAWKGIAFAERRLDRSADAEKTYLTALETVPSAELHFLLAMHYEDQQRTSSAAQHAGKAMAMAPATYRRRGKELLDRMSHSHIGCLQTSPAKSP
- a CDS encoding DUF1501 domain-containing protein, with the translated sequence MLNSILQQPDHVDGRSPLIRRRAALAAGALSGLWPGGGLKRLLSDDDVAPSADAGASAAGGVKRVIFLFMNGGPSQIDTFDPKPELRKFDGKSYSGNQKVATGTRTAGTLWASEFQFSQHGESGLEVSELYPQVARFADDLCVIRSMQSRSALHAPAILEMNTGRPQTGAASLGAWIDFGLGAQPRQLPTCVVLPDHRGGPIGGHTNWNCGPLPVSAATLVRPSKRPVINLQRERRIAPGDEQQMRGLLKALNQHHSDVSGYESIAAARERAYELAWRMEVAAPEAMDLTQETEATQRDYGLQQTHTRPFGTQCLLAKRMVERGVRFVQVYSGGGEQKNTWDSHTGHVARHRKFCAETDQPIAALLNDLKQTGLWDDTLVIWGGEFGRTPTREASSNGRDHNPHGFSVWLAGGCVKGGQAIGATDSIGLEAIDTPCSVADLHATVLHLLGLDHNELRFYRSGMEVGLTGPEPCRVIDEVLA
- a CDS encoding DUF1549 and DUF1553 domain-containing protein → MKPLLFSVTVASTIAVACVFSRTDSRDAAVVTGPRSEAASKRHLIDVPKSHVPSLPDRVDQDSQIDSSAEELTTIHNGTEDAEAVAGQSPQVADDWGADERSHWAFQPLRRPPIPDANASSSTRNPIDAFLMAKLQEAGISPAPPADYATLLRRLTFAVTGLPPSADQLEQYDSDSTRSDIDPAEWSALVERLLDSPAFGEHQARFWLDLVGYADTNGYEDDGRKPFAWKYRDFVIRAFNSDMPYDRFLHLQIAGDLFAEESNDQPNNNDAFVACGFLRLGAWDSEPNDELRAHYDQVDDIVSTTSLAFMGLSVGCARCHDHPLEPISRHDYARMVAVFHGLARPTNGRLEEPLPSATWEEQRRAATIRRSQADLQRQALETENETQAAALRRRARSLESQVRFDFAYRFAETETSNLPTQLLLRGNPYQPAEYVSAGVPSVLQQSNDDILTTGKNLPRLQFARWLTNGGRHLTARVVVNRVWQWHFGHGLSRTTSNLGLSGDSPTHPELLEWLAHWFVCDANWSMKRLHYLILTSDAFQRCSEPESADSSSRRNLFGSFTPRPIRAEMLHDAMLDIAGLRNEELFGPPVEHDSSTDMSSGPTQDTDRTIALDRHRRAIYQCVQRNQPDPLLQAFGFPDSSVSCDQRTTSYSSEQALSLWNSRFATTCAEALAERIASLAPDEDSIDRRVALAFQFVLGRSADPSEMNAMGDFLRTRSRDESTAAESRLSQLCLVLFNLDEFVILD
- a CDS encoding multiheme c-type cytochrome produces the protein MPRMLTIITVIVLAASLGLFLLSQQKEPFNVEGGEDQLAQTQPQSVVEWRKLIDSRFAGDQACAECHQSEFDAHQRSGHSRTATPADHSELARALDGQNYTDPNRDTVYQFERKPNGLLVGIEGTDPEPVFPVQWLIGSGTHAQTPVSIDPTSRNGVEFRWSWFASTQELGLTPDHERFDTFRPASLECFGRPMDAQQVLACVNCHMTAVPPPTVVPTQEAFLPNVGCERCHGPRKDHVELAKQGRASEAKPLLEWSHAETYLRQCAQCHRDETNAPTDSTPASLARFQPYGILKSKCYLNSGKKLSCANCHDPHDVTSRDPEHYVQACNACHAGPKQVACSLNPDGDCVDCHMPTVEWHPGISFHDHWIRLDRTDPKDDARAVLDAVHKSSPEASP
- a CDS encoding DUF1559 domain-containing protein — translated: MPLSHLSRSKGEHPSRRGFTLIELLVVIAIIAILIALLLPAVQQAREAARRTQCKNNLKQIGLALHNHMDTHGAFPPGYVCYDETGNKFKTGGWQDGINELGFSWMPMLLPFVEEPARWQQITDCNAARLDTHTHNPSDDCEYNAAFGHIGREPLKFMLCPSNPQTRKLFSGISLESLAKGNYAASWGSGNMLGWESTATAGAFGCYYVNQNKIVRSLGGSGDRFQQDKGSRSGDFVDGMSNTVAVAEVISTDGFATGSSSPDIRGVWMNPGMGASIFSAARNPNSKEPDILPSCDTNIPATFRPTLQCVENTADADVYAATRSYHTGGVNAVLADGSVRFISENIDNVGVWQPLNTRMNGEVIGEF